A single region of the Nocardioides aquaticus genome encodes:
- a CDS encoding response regulator transcription factor: MIRVLVADDQALVRSGFSLILGAEPGIEVVAEAADGAQALAAARRHSPDVVLMDIRMPGMDGIEATRHITSSPATTGVKVLVLTTFAADEYVVAALRAGASGFVLKDTEPAALVHAVEVVAAGDALLAPEVTRRMLDRFAQAGEAREPLELPPLTQREHEVLLAVALGLSNLEIADQLVVSYSTVKTHVSHLLSKLDARDRAQLVMLAHRAGLGG; the protein is encoded by the coding sequence GTGATCCGCGTGCTGGTCGCCGACGACCAAGCGCTGGTGCGGTCCGGCTTCTCCCTCATCCTCGGCGCCGAACCCGGTATCGAGGTGGTCGCAGAAGCGGCGGACGGCGCGCAGGCCCTCGCCGCAGCTCGTCGACACAGCCCGGACGTGGTCCTGATGGACATCCGGATGCCGGGTATGGACGGGATCGAAGCCACCCGCCACATCACCTCGAGCCCGGCTACGACCGGCGTCAAGGTGCTTGTGCTCACGACATTCGCGGCTGACGAATACGTCGTCGCCGCCCTGCGGGCGGGAGCGAGCGGCTTCGTCCTGAAAGACACCGAGCCTGCGGCCCTGGTCCACGCCGTGGAGGTGGTCGCCGCCGGGGACGCCCTTCTCGCGCCCGAGGTCACCCGGCGCATGCTCGACCGGTTCGCCCAGGCAGGTGAGGCGCGCGAACCGCTCGAGCTGCCGCCCCTGACACAACGCGAGCACGAGGTGCTCCTCGCGGTCGCCCTCGGCCTGTCCAACCTCGAGATCGCCGATCAGCTGGTGGTCAGCTACTCGACGGTCAAGACGCACGTCAGCCACCTGCTCTCCAAGCTGGACGCCCGCGACCGCGCCCAGCTCGTCATGCTCGCGCACCGGGCCGGCCTCGGCGGCTGA
- a CDS encoding histone-like nucleoid-structuring protein Lsr2, with protein sequence MLASPHTWLKASQVVGEDVHHLVQGGVFVTRVLVERLLADDADGATQTLDFSYRGAAYQIDLSARDARALNKLLAPVLAAARPRDKPPVPHRTVTKAPSGVPTAKTVRAWAKTEGIDVSDRGRIAADVKERYQAAHRA encoded by the coding sequence ATGCTTGCTTCCCCTCATACCTGGTTGAAGGCGTCTCAAGTCGTTGGCGAGGATGTTCATCACCTCGTGCAGGGTGGTGTCTTCGTCACCCGGGTGTTAGTCGAGCGCTTGCTTGCCGACGACGCTGATGGCGCCACCCAGACGTTGGACTTCTCTTACCGCGGGGCGGCTTACCAGATCGACCTCTCAGCCCGAGACGCCAGAGCGTTGAACAAGCTGCTCGCCCCCGTACTCGCAGCCGCCCGTCCAAGGGACAAGCCGCCCGTTCCGCACCGCACGGTCACCAAGGCGCCGAGTGGCGTTCCGACAGCCAAGACAGTCCGCGCATGGGCCAAGACCGAGGGCATCGACGTGTCCGACCGAGGTCGAATCGCTGCCGACGTCAAGGAGCGGTACCAGGCGGCTCACCGCGCGTAG
- a CDS encoding HIT family protein: protein MAAQMTCPFCELTGSETVAEIGPCLAIWTNESPAGSVMVLPKAHRRAPWDLTTEEWSATQELLKVLVGRLRSTHQPDGWNVGWNVGRVGGQSVDHVHCHLLPRYRHERYAGRGLRWWFKQPENEVPTGLKTD from the coding sequence GTGGCTGCTCAGATGACATGCCCTTTCTGCGAGCTCACGGGGTCAGAGACCGTTGCCGAGATCGGGCCGTGCCTGGCGATCTGGACGAACGAGTCTCCTGCCGGGTCCGTCATGGTGCTGCCCAAGGCGCACCGGCGGGCCCCGTGGGACCTGACGACGGAGGAATGGTCCGCCACCCAGGAGCTGCTGAAGGTTCTGGTGGGCAGACTTCGCTCCACTCATCAGCCCGACGGCTGGAACGTCGGTTGGAACGTGGGGCGAGTCGGTGGCCAGTCGGTCGACCACGTGCACTGCCACCTACTACCCCGGTACCGGCACGAACGCTATGCCGGGAGGGGTTTGCGGTGGTGGTTCAAGCAGCCGGAGAACGAGGTCCCGACGGGTCTCAAGACCGACTGA
- a CDS encoding TolB family protein has protein sequence MRPTRWRGLALGAACASLVFLPLAVEGARDPGTTAALPHRLADYSYRTGDVSDAPPGRALALYQHGFGVEFLDFPQAVVLAADTDVYRRLDVAEDRAGPETQGDPAPMLLSPDGRRVAIGDHDLSGADIEVVDLSSGEVARHPLPPARSVRPIAWSADSSQVAYLARDDATDPYSGRALVGDLFVLHADSGEVTPMAVGDEVSVAAFSPDGLQLAVQRHGRDPGIAILELASATTRNLPQPTSPTRSEQRRDAGILRSQGGQLAGPDAWSPDGQLLAIRQDDELAFRDLGAPAQSSPRTLSVQWPYGQALVGWTGEREVALLQTHDDDTTRLLAYALDGGEVRELTRVEGTSSYGVQTFQLASALLSDLEVRPAGDPDRGPMPTLLRITLALLLGLVVAALTARLPRRPPGG, from the coding sequence ATGCGACCCACCCGGTGGCGCGGCCTCGCCCTCGGGGCCGCCTGTGCCTCGCTCGTCTTCCTCCCCCTCGCTGTCGAGGGGGCCAGGGACCCGGGGACGACGGCTGCCCTGCCCCACCGGTTGGCCGACTACTCCTATCGGACCGGGGACGTCTCCGACGCGCCCCCTGGTCGGGCCCTCGCGCTCTACCAGCACGGGTTCGGCGTCGAGTTCCTCGACTTCCCCCAGGCCGTGGTGCTGGCCGCCGACACCGACGTCTACCGGCGACTCGACGTCGCCGAGGACCGGGCCGGACCGGAGACCCAGGGAGACCCGGCCCCGATGCTGCTCTCCCCCGACGGGCGCCGGGTCGCGATCGGCGACCACGACCTCTCCGGGGCCGACATCGAGGTCGTCGACCTCAGCTCCGGCGAGGTGGCCCGGCACCCGTTGCCGCCGGCGCGCAGCGTGCGCCCCATCGCCTGGTCCGCCGACAGCAGCCAGGTGGCCTACCTCGCGCGCGACGACGCGACCGACCCCTACTCGGGTCGGGCGCTGGTCGGCGACCTGTTCGTCCTGCATGCCGACTCCGGCGAGGTCACCCCGATGGCCGTGGGCGACGAGGTATCGGTGGCGGCCTTCTCGCCCGACGGCCTCCAGCTCGCGGTCCAGCGCCATGGTCGCGACCCCGGGATCGCGATCCTCGAGCTGGCTTCCGCGACGACCCGGAACCTCCCGCAGCCCACCTCGCCGACGAGATCAGAGCAACGTCGCGACGCCGGGATCCTCCGCTCCCAGGGAGGCCAGCTGGCCGGCCCGGACGCCTGGTCGCCCGACGGGCAGCTTCTGGCCATCCGGCAGGACGATGAGCTCGCGTTCCGCGACCTCGGCGCACCTGCGCAGTCCAGCCCGCGCACCCTGAGCGTCCAGTGGCCGTACGGCCAGGCACTGGTCGGCTGGACCGGCGAGCGTGAGGTCGCCCTTCTCCAGACCCACGACGACGACACCACCCGGCTCCTCGCCTACGCCCTCGACGGCGGGGAGGTGCGGGAGCTCACCCGCGTCGAGGGCACATCGAGCTACGGCGTCCAGACCTTCCAGCTCGCCTCGGCACTGCTCAGCGATCTCGAGGTCCGACCGGCCGGCGACCCGGACCGGGGACCCATGCCGACACTGTTGCGCATCACCCTGGCACTCCTGCTCGGCCTCGTCGTGGCCGCCCTCACGGCCCGGCTGCCCCGCCGCCCACCGGGCGGGTGA
- a CDS encoding DUF4203 domain-containing protein: MTQDIVFGTLALLAGVLLCFRGYAVLRLAIAVWGAFVGFSLGAGLASALTGDRFLGTVLGWTLGVALALVLALLAYLYYAVGVVIATASAGFALGAALIVAIGVDWSWAIVLAGLLVGALLALLAVLADLPTLLLVVVGALAGASVTVTGLMLLSGVIESADFDDAAATGRIQDDWWWYLLFLVLAVAGVAAQSRDAADRRGTQGSRP; the protein is encoded by the coding sequence ATGACGCAGGACATCGTCTTCGGCACCCTGGCCCTGCTGGCCGGCGTCCTGCTCTGCTTCCGCGGCTACGCGGTCCTGCGCCTCGCCATCGCGGTCTGGGGCGCCTTCGTCGGGTTCAGCCTCGGCGCCGGCCTGGCATCGGCCCTGACCGGTGACCGCTTCCTCGGCACCGTGCTCGGCTGGACGCTCGGCGTGGCGCTCGCACTGGTCCTCGCGCTCCTCGCCTACCTCTACTACGCCGTCGGCGTGGTCATCGCGACGGCGTCGGCCGGTTTCGCACTGGGTGCGGCCCTCATCGTCGCGATCGGCGTGGACTGGAGCTGGGCGATCGTCCTCGCCGGCCTGCTCGTCGGTGCCCTGCTGGCCCTGCTGGCCGTCCTCGCCGACCTGCCGACGCTCCTGCTCGTCGTGGTCGGCGCCCTCGCCGGGGCCAGCGTCACCGTGACCGGGCTGATGCTGCTGTCCGGCGTCATCGAGTCCGCGGACTTCGACGACGCGGCCGCGACCGGTCGGATCCAGGACGACTGGTGGTGGTACCTGCTCTTCCTCGTCCTGGCGGTCGCCGGCGTCGCGGCCCAGTCCCGCGACGCGGCCGACCGCCGCGGCACGCAAGGCAGTCGACCCTGA
- a CDS encoding leucyl aminopeptidase family protein, producing the protein MSGNPARGEFDPIPSTRSPARVSIAAVLPPVTEAAALAVPVQVGAEPPADLGLDAAGLAVTGFTGRAGQTAVLPGPDGRALVAIGVGEPERVDMTLVRDVAADFARAVPQHRSLAVELPATDLAISAADFAQAVVEGVLLARWRFFVGKDDGEQTLTDLVIVAPDAVSEDVAAGVARGRAVARAAAISRDLSNCPATTLTAARMGEVAEELASEAGLVVEAFGEQELIEMGCGGILGVNLGSVDEPRLVRLAYLPSAPTGHLGLVGKGIMYDSGGISLKPSDESHAQMKNDMTGAAAILGAMTALQALGCTTAVTAYLCCTDNMPSGSAMKLGDVLTMRNGTTVEVLNTDAEGRLVMADGLCLAVEDGVDAVVDIATLTGACLRTLGVELAGVMGNAPVLVDQLRTAGAISDEPVWELPLHRPYRSQLSSTIADMTNMGGPNAGSITAALFLEEFVGEVPWAHVDIASTAQQPAPRTWRNKGASGFGAKLLIELAMRFEAPGSTAPSSPPRAAT; encoded by the coding sequence ATGAGCGGCAACCCGGCACGCGGTGAGTTCGATCCGATCCCGTCGACCAGGAGTCCGGCCCGCGTCAGCATCGCTGCCGTGCTGCCACCGGTGACCGAGGCCGCGGCCCTCGCCGTCCCGGTCCAGGTGGGTGCGGAACCTCCTGCCGACCTGGGCCTGGACGCCGCCGGGCTCGCGGTGACCGGGTTCACCGGTCGGGCCGGTCAGACGGCGGTCCTGCCAGGACCGGACGGTCGTGCCCTCGTCGCGATCGGCGTCGGCGAGCCGGAGCGGGTCGACATGACGCTGGTGCGTGACGTGGCCGCCGACTTCGCCCGCGCGGTGCCCCAGCACCGGAGCCTCGCGGTGGAGCTGCCTGCGACGGACCTCGCGATCTCCGCGGCCGACTTCGCCCAGGCCGTCGTCGAGGGGGTCCTCCTGGCTCGGTGGCGCTTCTTCGTCGGCAAGGACGACGGGGAACAGACGCTCACCGACCTGGTCATCGTCGCCCCGGACGCCGTCAGCGAGGACGTGGCGGCCGGGGTCGCCCGGGGTCGGGCGGTCGCGCGGGCGGCCGCGATCAGTCGAGACCTCTCCAACTGTCCTGCGACGACCTTGACGGCCGCGCGCATGGGCGAGGTCGCCGAAGAGCTGGCGTCCGAGGCCGGCCTGGTCGTCGAGGCCTTCGGCGAGCAGGAGCTGATCGAGATGGGGTGCGGGGGGATCCTGGGGGTCAACCTCGGGAGCGTCGACGAACCGCGGCTCGTCCGGCTCGCCTACCTGCCGTCCGCACCGACCGGTCACCTCGGCCTGGTCGGCAAGGGCATCATGTACGACTCCGGCGGGATCAGCCTCAAGCCGAGCGACGAGTCGCACGCGCAGATGAAGAACGACATGACGGGCGCCGCCGCCATCCTCGGGGCGATGACCGCACTCCAGGCCCTGGGCTGCACCACCGCGGTCACCGCCTACCTGTGCTGCACCGACAACATGCCGTCCGGCTCCGCCATGAAGCTGGGCGACGTGCTCACCATGCGCAACGGCACCACGGTGGAGGTTCTCAACACCGACGCCGAGGGCCGCCTGGTGATGGCCGACGGTCTGTGCCTGGCCGTCGAGGACGGCGTCGACGCCGTCGTCGACATCGCCACCCTGACCGGGGCCTGCCTGCGCACCCTGGGTGTGGAGCTCGCCGGTGTCATGGGCAACGCGCCGGTCCTGGTCGACCAGCTGCGGACGGCGGGAGCGATCTCCGACGAACCGGTCTGGGAGCTGCCGCTGCACCGCCCCTACCGGTCCCAGCTGTCCTCGACCATCGCCGACATGACGAACATGGGTGGCCCGAACGCCGGGTCGATCACGGCGGCGCTGTTCCTCGAGGAGTTCGTCGGTGAGGTTCCCTGGGCCCACGTCGACATCGCGAGCACCGCCCAGCAACCGGCGCCGCGCACCTGGCGCAACAAGGGAGCGAGCGGGTTCGGCGCCAAGCTCCTCATCGAGCTCGCCATGCGGTTCGAGGCCCCGGGGTCGACCGCGCCCTCGAGTCCTCCCCGGGCGGCCACCTGA
- a CDS encoding SLC13 family permease: protein MTDSTTSLVILAVVIGLFVWNRLSVGLVAVLTALGLYATGVLDADQALAGFGDPVVVFIAALFVVSEGIDSTGVTGWLGQVLADRVGGGVRALSTAVMLLCALLTALISLNGSVAALLPMVVVVAMRVTVPPARMLMPMAFAGSAGSLLALTGSPVNVLVAAASDDNGAGGFAFFDFAVVGVPILLGTVLIALVAGPRLVPERESTHLPPDLSGYAATIAQHYALHDGLYRLRVRTGSPAVGRPAPELDLAAYPGTVLVGAQRAGVPLGVTDSPLAVDDVLVLTGPPAEIGRLVVEQDLAVGAQPVTADPATPLLDRELGVIEVVVPPTSSLVGRTVFPGLAATDLVILGVRRLGKDRGNVRTELAAGDLLLLHGTWPDIDALIHDRDVLVVDSPDLVRRQAVAPGAPAVRAVVVLVAMIVLLATGAVPPAVAALTAAATMLLLRVVSPDQAYRAISWQTLVLIGGLIPLSTAIQTSGAADQVADVLVAAVGDGSPYLLMLALFALTAILGQIISNTATVLIVLPIAVAAAAETGVSVQPVLMLIAVAGAASLLTPIATPGNMMVMGPGAYRFGDYWKLGLVTMTWWLVVSLTVIPLVWSF from the coding sequence ATGACCGACTCCACCACCAGCCTGGTGATCCTCGCGGTCGTCATCGGGCTCTTCGTCTGGAACCGGCTCTCGGTCGGCCTGGTCGCCGTCCTCACCGCGCTTGGTCTGTACGCCACCGGGGTGCTGGACGCCGACCAGGCGCTGGCCGGGTTCGGCGACCCGGTGGTGGTGTTCATCGCCGCGCTCTTCGTCGTCAGCGAGGGCATCGACTCCACGGGCGTGACCGGCTGGCTCGGGCAGGTCCTCGCCGACCGGGTCGGCGGCGGAGTCCGTGCGCTGAGCACCGCGGTGATGCTGCTCTGCGCACTACTCACCGCCCTGATCAGCCTCAACGGCTCGGTCGCGGCGCTGCTGCCGATGGTGGTCGTGGTCGCCATGCGGGTCACCGTGCCGCCGGCGCGGATGCTGATGCCGATGGCCTTCGCGGGCAGCGCCGGCTCCTTGCTGGCCCTGACCGGCAGCCCGGTCAACGTCCTCGTCGCGGCCGCCTCCGACGACAACGGGGCCGGCGGGTTCGCCTTCTTCGACTTCGCCGTGGTCGGGGTGCCGATCCTCCTCGGGACCGTGCTCATCGCCCTGGTCGCCGGTCCGCGGCTGGTCCCGGAGCGGGAGTCGACGCACCTCCCGCCCGACCTCAGCGGGTACGCGGCCACGATCGCCCAGCACTACGCCCTGCACGACGGTCTCTACCGGCTCCGTGTGCGCACCGGCTCCCCCGCCGTCGGGCGGCCTGCCCCCGAACTCGACCTCGCCGCCTACCCGGGCACCGTGCTCGTCGGCGCCCAGCGTGCGGGCGTCCCGCTCGGGGTGACCGACTCGCCCCTCGCCGTGGACGACGTCCTGGTGCTCACCGGCCCACCCGCGGAGATCGGCCGGCTGGTGGTCGAGCAGGATCTCGCCGTGGGGGCGCAGCCGGTGACGGCAGATCCCGCCACCCCGCTGCTGGACCGGGAGCTCGGGGTGATCGAGGTGGTCGTCCCACCGACGTCGTCGCTGGTCGGACGCACCGTGTTCCCGGGCCTGGCAGCCACGGACCTGGTGATCCTCGGCGTGCGGAGGCTCGGCAAGGACCGGGGGAACGTGCGGACCGAACTCGCCGCCGGTGACCTGCTGCTCCTCCACGGCACCTGGCCGGACATCGACGCGCTCATCCACGACCGTGACGTCCTGGTCGTGGACTCCCCCGACCTGGTCCGCCGCCAGGCCGTGGCACCGGGGGCACCGGCCGTCCGGGCCGTGGTCGTGCTGGTCGCGATGATCGTGCTGCTGGCCACCGGCGCGGTCCCACCGGCCGTCGCCGCACTCACGGCCGCTGCCACGATGCTGCTGCTCCGGGTCGTGTCGCCCGACCAGGCGTACCGCGCGATCTCCTGGCAGACCCTCGTCCTGATCGGCGGTCTGATCCCCCTGTCCACCGCCATCCAGACCAGCGGCGCGGCCGACCAGGTCGCCGACGTCCTGGTCGCGGCGGTCGGCGACGGCAGCCCGTACCTGCTGATGCTCGCGCTCTTCGCACTCACCGCGATCCTGGGACAGATCATCTCCAACACGGCGACCGTCCTCATCGTGCTGCCCATCGCCGTCGCTGCCGCCGCCGAGACCGGGGTGTCGGTGCAACCGGTCCTGATGCTGATCGCCGTCGCGGGCGCAGCCTCTCTGCTCACCCCCATCGCGACGCCCGGGAACATGATGGTGATGGGCCCCGGCGCCTACCGCTTCGGCGACTACTGGAAGCTCGGGCTGGTGACCATGACCTGGTGGCTGGTCGTGTCCCTCACCGTGATCCCCCTGGTCTGGAGCTTCTGA